ACATGCAATAAGGTTGAGAATCAGCCATTCAGAAACAGAGGAGTTGCTGTCCTAGTGTCCTATGCCCAGAGTTTTACTCACCCTACAGTCCTCAACACTcatgagagtgagagagagccCTCTTAACACCAATCCTAAGTGTATCATCATCACCAATGACGTTCCTCCCTGTCCCCGTACATGAGTTGAgccccccaccccctctctctctcctccccctgaCCAGTACATGAGttgagcctctctctctctctctctctctctctctctcttcagccTTTGGCCTCTTTTGAGTCTTGAGGACCACTCAACATCCACTCACTTCTCACACACACTGTCATCGCATACAACAAAGACTGAAGAAGACAAACCGACACAGCAGTACACTCTCGACCGACGATTTTGATCATCGCCAATGCGCCCAATTCATTAAGGACTGTTCGGTATGGAGGGGGTCCTTCATTACGACATCGGCCACGTGGGCGCCCAAACGCGCCTTCCCTTGATATAGTCGGTGCCTCCGACTGATATGTGGGGACCACAACCACTCCCAATTGGGTCCCACTCTCACCTCCCCAaccctctttctttctccccaTCAGAGTCATGGATGGCATCATCTCATCGACCACTTCCCCCACTCTTTCCCGCGATATTTATGGCCGTACGGTCTTCCAATGATTACGTCATCTCATCAGTCATCACCATTAACGCACAGACGTGGCGGATAGATGTGCACACACAGCAGAAGTTGCAGACGAAGACGACGAAGATGACGAAGCAGCAAGCTTGAAGTTTAGAACACAGAGATAATAAAagcttctctatttttcttctgtaattatattgaagaaaaaaaagtaatatcTTGTTATAAAATCATCTTCCCTCTCaccattaaaaagaagaaaagggaaattaaaaaagaaaaaaagaaacccaaacccATGCAAGTTAGTTGCAGTATAGCAACATGATCACCAAGCCACAGCTTCAAGCACATCTACaatctaaaaaaagaaaaaaaaagagtggcaAAATAAAGCATTTACACAGATACATAGTTTCTGATCTTTCTCTGTTCCTTTCAGCTGTTTAGAACGgttaaaaaacttaaaaatggTGAGTGGATTTCTGGGTTTTGTTTAGGGAAGGTAGAGAGGGTGATCGTTGTCAGACCATTGATTCTGACCCCAATAACTCTGTTCCATGGAGCTTCCCATGTCATACAGCCCTTGATCTCCACCACCGCTCGCCCACTCGAAACCTGTCaagcctcctcctcctcctccgttGCCGTTCCTGCTCTGCATCTCAGCCATGTCTACCGGCACCGTCTGATTTATCAACCCTGTTGTCAATTCTGGCATCTTCAGCTCTTCACCCATGGAACTCGTCATCTtcggctcttcttcttcttgttgatgttgttgttgttgctgctgctgctgatgatGATGCAATCGAAACGGCAATATATCGTTGAAATTGAATCCCAGAAACGGCGGGTTTGAAGCCGTCATCAAGCTTGTAAAACTCCCCGCCTCCGGAAAAATTCCACCGTCCGCCGTCTGCTCCAGGTTATCCAACATCGACGGCGGCTCGAAATCGGTGTTCAGGATAGGGTTGTGAGGTACAAACAAACT
This Macadamia integrifolia cultivar HAES 741 chromosome 10, SCU_Mint_v3, whole genome shotgun sequence DNA region includes the following protein-coding sequences:
- the LOC122090902 gene encoding dof zinc finger protein DOF5.4, which encodes MQDFRAMGSGGGGGGGRIFIGDRRMRPHPNQALKCPRCDSLNTKFCYYNNYNLSQPRHFCKSCRRYWTKGGVLRNVPVGGGCRKTKRSKSKSNTETHKERKSTTSHSSSESSSLTATTNEAASVPSTSSSAVATTAAVTTGLVNFPDSSLFVPHNPILNTDFEPPSMLDNLEQTADGGIFPEAGSFTSLMTASNPPFLGFNFNDILPFRLHHHQQQQQQQQHQQEEEEPKMTSSMGEELKMPELTTGLINQTVPVDMAEMQSRNGNGGGGGGLTGFEWASGGGDQGLYDMGSSMEQSYWGQNQWSDNDHPLYLP